From one Gracilinanus agilis isolate LMUSP501 chromosome 5, AgileGrace, whole genome shotgun sequence genomic stretch:
- the LOC123249240 gene encoding nudix hydrolase 20, chloroplastic-like, with product MASSLGPGSGWTAAVRRLLQHFSSSQRPGSSAFQCLPLMVEGQQVGLVAPAVARELRAFPDVFVEAAGCLELRGGRCPEERTEALARVLARLRAEGRLARLTQWRDEAYEVRPRFGAPALLHVERAAAPLLGVLQFGAHLNAFVKRPRADEAGSWETLMWLARRSPHKATYPGLLDNLAAGGISAGLGVKETLVKESWEEARVPPHLAAQALPVGCLSYAYEETEPERDDPGAVVRECLFVFDLQVPEDFTPQVGDGEAQEFYLWPLDKVQEAVHSGGFKPNCALVVVDFLLRHGLLHPDQGKDQGQEGTARRARLPTPDPDLCPSQSPCTQSSWQ from the exons ATGGCGAGCAGCCTGGGGCCGGGTTCGGGCTGGACGGCGGCGGTCCGGAGGCTTTTGCAGCACTTCAGCTCCTCCCAGCGGCCAG GCTCCTCGGCTTTCCAGTGCCTCCCCCTGATGGTGGAGGGCCAGCAGGTGGGCCTCGTGGCCCCCGCCGTCGCCCGGGAGCTGCGCGCTTTCCCCGACGTGTTTGTGGAGGCGGCGGGCTGCCTGGAGCTCCGAGGGGGCCGCTGCCCGGAGGAGCGAACGGAGGCCTTGGCTCGGGTCCTGGCGAGGCTGCGGGCAGAGGGCCGCCTGGCGCGGCTGACCCAGTGGCGAGATGAG GCCTATGAGGTGCGGCCCAGGTTCGGAGCCCCAGCCTTATTGCACGTGGAGCGAGCAGCAGCCC CCTTGCTGGGAGTCCTTCAGTTCGGGGCGCATCTCAACGCCTTCGTCAAGCGGCCCCGAGCAGACGAGGCGGGTTCCTGGGAGACGCTCATGTGGCTGGCAAGGCGATCCCCTCACAAGGCCACCTACCCGGGCCTGCTGGACAACCTG GCAGCTGGAGGTATAAGTGCCGGGCTGGGCGTGAAGGAGACCCTGGTGAAGGAGAGCTGGGAGGAGGCCCGGGTGCCCCCACATCTGGCAGCCCAGGCCCTGCCAGTGGGCTGTCTCAG CTACGCCTATGAGGAGACGGAGCCGGAGCGGGACGACCCTGGGGCTGTGGTGCGAGAATGCCTCTTTGTCTTTGACCTTCAAGTGCCCGAAGATTTCACCCCCCAAGTGGGAGACGGGGAGGCCCAGGAATTCTACCTGTGGCCCCTGGACAAG GTCCAGGAGGCTGTGCATTCTGGCGGCTTCAAGCCCAACTGTGCCCTGGTGGTGGTGGACTTCCTGCTAAGGCACGGACTGCTGCATCCAGACCAGGGTAAGGACCAAGGACAGGAGGGCACGGCCCGCCGAGCCAGGCTGCCGACCCCTGACCCAGATCTCTGCCCCTCCCAGAGCCCCTGTACCCAGAGCTCGTGGCAGTGA